One window of Misgurnus anguillicaudatus chromosome 13, ASM2758022v2, whole genome shotgun sequence genomic DNA carries:
- the LOC129430270 gene encoding uncharacterized protein — MGGDGGEVNKYWRRNIRPTQEFVTANKSSFRQNQDHLRTSQTMSCRKKSFGRFAAIQLESDNCRKGMEYVPIWKKDFSAPLCLDVYKDGRGKGDPCSNPCNNVTPCHDWGCKKTCKKMESCVPGCSSWSKPCVYAPTCYDNNYKAVDESPRPCGGLPVVDLGSGACGKPVNVHNPCSFLKPCHDIRKIWADSCGMQPSGKEAVGRFPCFKWKPEGACGKLDHERFCFK, encoded by the exons ATGGGTGGAGATGGAGGAGAGGTGAATAAATATTGGAGGAGAAACATCAGACCTACACAAGAGTTTGTTACAGCAAACAAATCATCATTTAGGCAAAACCAAGACCATCTGAGAACAT CTCAAACCATGTCTTGTAGAAAGAAGTCTTTCGGACGCTTTGCAGCCATTCAGCTGGAGTCAGACAACTGCAGGAAGGGGATGGAATATGTACCTATTTGGAAGAAAGATTTCAGTGCTCCATTATGCCTTGATGTTTATAAGGATGGTCGTGGAAAAGGAGACCCTTGCAGTAACCCTTGCAACAACGTGACACCATGTCATGATTGGGGTTGCAAGAAAACCTGCAAGAAGATGGAGTCCTGCGTGCCGGGTTGCAGTTCTTGGAGTAAACCGTGCGTATATGCCCCAACATGCTATGACAACAATTATAAGGCTGTTGATGAGAGCCCACGACCATGTGGAGGCTTACCAGTCGTCGATCTGGGTTCAGGGGCGTGCGGCAAGCCGGTTAATGTGCACAACCCCTGCAGTTTCCTAAAACCATGTCATGACATCAGGAAGATTTGGGCTGACTCCTGTGGCATGCAACCAAGTGGAAAAGAGGCGGTCGGGCGCTTTCCATGCTTTAAATGGAAACCTGAAGGGGCCTGTGGCAAGCTGGATCATGAACGCTTCTGTTTCAAATAA
- the LOC129430625 gene encoding cytochrome P450 2J4: MTSQTLSHLVDQWIDVQGVLIFLCVLLLVKHVYDVRSSNMPPGPFPLPIIGNLLNIGFNDPMEFFPKIAKRYGDVSTFYLGDKPCILLTGYETFKEAFVEQADIFTERPFFPVNERISKGKGLIFSGGHMWRQQRRFAVATLKYFGVGKKTLENSILQECRIVCKALQDEQGLPFDPHHVLTYAVGNIICSLVFGYKFEYDDQSFHQLLKYSDDTFKLPVNNWGRLYNQFPTMMSFLPGKHQTAFANLSKLKLFFQEEIRKHKEDRNPSSPRDYIDCYLDEIEKSKDSEAEFTEDNLIHCVLDLFGAGTESTAKSLRWALLYMAKYPEVQEKVQSEIDRVIGQTRQPLMEDRAHLPYTYAVIHEVQRFANVLAFIPPRVACRDTTVAGYLIPKGVMVLPMLKPILEDKNEYDTPHEFNPAHFLDKHGKFLKRENFIPFSIGKRMCSGEQMARMELFLIFTSLMQNFTFLPPEGKTLSLKRTVAIASAPEPFCIRAIPR, from the exons ATGACATCACAGACATTATCACATCTGGTGGATCAGTGGATTGACGTACAAGGAGTCTTGATATTTCTGTGCGTTCTGCTGTTGGTGAAACACGTGTATGATGTTCGTTCAAGCAACATGCCACCTGGTCCCTTCCCTCTGCCCATCATCGGAAACTTGCTGAACATCGGATTTAATGATCCAATGGAATTTTTCCCAAAG ATTGCCAAGCGGTATGGCGATGTAAGCACATTCTATCTTGGAGACAAACCCTGCATACTGCTCACCGGATATGAGACATTTAAAGAGGCATTTGTGGAACAAGCAGATATCTTTACTGAACGACCGTTCTTTCCTGTCAATGAGAGAATCAGTAAAGGGAAAG GTCTGATCTTCTCCGGTGGGCACATGTGGCGCCAGCAGAGACGTTTTGCTGTGGCAACACTGAAATATTTTGGTGTGGGAAAGAAAACTTTGGAAAACTCCATCCTGCAGGAGTGTCGGATTGTTTGTAAGGCTCTGCAGGATGAACAAG gtTTGCCATTCGACCCTCACCACGTCTTGACCTATGCAGTGGGAAATATAATATGCAGTTTGGTTTTTGGATACAAGTTTGAGTATGACGACCAGAGTTTTCATCAGCTGTTGAAGTATTCGGACGATACCTTTAAACTGCCTGTCAATAACTGGGGTCGG TTGTATAACCAGTTTCCCACCATGATGTCCTTTCTGCCTGGGAAACACCAGACGGCGTTTGCCAACCTTTCAAAGCTTAAGCTCTTTTTTCAGGAAGAAATTAGGAAACACAAAGAAGACAGAAACCCATCAAGTCCCAGAGATTACATTGACTGCTATCTGGATGAAATCGAGAAG AGTAAAGACAGCGAGGCAGAGTTCACAGAAGACAATCTGATACACTGTGTTCTGGATCTGTTTGGAGCAGGAACAGAAAGCACGGCTAAATCTCTCAGATGGGCTTTACTCTACATGGCCAAATACCCAGAAGTGCAAG AGAAAGTTCAGTCGGAGATCGATCGTGTGATCGGACAGACACGTCAACCGCTGATGGAAGATCGGGCGCATCTGCCGTACACCTACGCTGTGATTCATGAGGTTCAGAGGTTTGCAAACGTCCTCGCCTTCATTCCACCGAGAGTTGCCTGCAGAGACACGACAGTAGCTGGATATCTCATTCCTAAG GGTGTGATGGTGCTACCAATGCTAAAGCCGATCCTTGAGGACAAGAATGAATACGACACACCACACGAGTTCAACCCTGCGCACTTTCTGGATAAACATGGCAAATTTCTCAAGAGGGAAAACTTCATCCCCTTTTCAATAG gTAAGAGGATGTGCTCGGGTGAGCAGATGGCCCGTATGGAgctttttctcattttcacCTCCCTGATGCAGAATTTTACATTCCTGCCACCCGAAGGAAAAACACTGAGTCTGAAAAGGACGGTGGCCATCGCTTCTGCTCCTGAGCCTTTCTGCATACGTGCCATACCGCGATAA
- the LOC129430624 gene encoding cytochrome P450 2J4 isoform X1, with protein MTLQTLSHLIGQWIDVKGVLIFLCVLLLVKHLWDVHSKNLPPGPFPLPFIGNLMNIGFKDPLSSFQKIAKRYGDVSTIFFGSQPYILLTGYKSFKEAFVDQADIFTDRPYFPISEKLINGKGLIMSNGHLWRQQRRFAVSTLRYFGVGKKTLENAILQECRFLIDTIQSERGLPFNPHHVLVIAVSNIISGLVFGHRFEYGDHKFSLMLKYINDILQVPISNWGRLYDQFPTVMSLLPGKHQTAFSSMSKLKALVQEEIEKHKEERDPFNPRDYIDCYLDEIEKCTDSEAEFTEENLTYCAVDLFAAGTETTSNTLIWGLLFMVKYPDVQEKVQCEIDQVIGQTRQPLMDDRTHLPYTYAVVHEIQRFANILTFTPPRVANKDIKVAGHLIPKGVIVFPMLKLILQDLNEYSTPHEFNPAHFLDENGKFLKKENFIPFSIGKRMCPGEQLARMELFLFFTSLMQKFTFLSVDGQPLSLKGTLSVSSAPLPYRIRAVPR; from the exons ATGACATTACAGACATTATCACATCTGATTGGTCAGTGGATCGATGTGAAAGGAGTCTTGATATTTCTGTGCGTTCTGCTGTTGGTGAAACATCTGTGGGATGTTCATTCAAAGAACTTGCCGCCTGGTCCCTTCCCACTGCCCTTCATTGGAAACTTGATGAATATTGGTTTTAAAGATCCATTAAGCTCCTTTCAAAAG ATTGCCAAGCGCTATGGAGATGTAAGCACGATTTTCTTTGGAAGCCAACCCTATATACTGCTCACTGGATACAAGAGCTTTAAAGAAGCGTTTGTGGACCAGGCGGACATCTTCACGGACCGGCCGTACTTCCCTATAAGTGAAAAACTCATTAATGGAAAAG GTTTGATAATGTCTAATGGGCACCTGTGGCGTCAGCAGAGGCGTTTTGCCGTGTCCACACTGAGGTACTTTGGTGTGGGGAAGAAAACTCTAGAAAATGCCATCCTGCAGGAGTGTCGCTTTCTCATTGATACCATACAGAGTGAACGAG GTTTGCCCTTCAACCCTCACCATGTTTTGGTCATTGCAGTGTCTAACATCATATCTGGCCTAGTGTTTGGTCACAGGTTTGAGTATGGTGACCATAAATTCAGTTTGATGCTGAAGTATATAAACGACATCCTGCAGGTGCCAATCTCAAACTGGGGTCGG TTATATGATCAGTTTCCCACCGTGATGTCTCTGCTACCTGGCAAACATCAGACTGCATTTTCCAGCATGTCTAAACTCAAGGCCCTTGTTCAGGAGGAGATCGAGAAACATAAAGAGGAGAGAGATCCATTCAACCCCAGAGATTACATTGACTGTTATCTGGATGAGATTGAAAAA TGTACTGACAGTGAGGCAGAATTCACAGAGGAAAACCTCACGTACTGTGCGGTGGATTTATTCGCAGCAGGAACCGAAACGACCTCCAACACTCTCATCTGGGGTTTACTCTTCATGGTTAAATACCCAGATGTGCAAG AGAAAGTCCAGTGTGAGATTGATCAGGTGATCGGGCAGACGCGGCAGCCGTTGATGGACGACAGGACGCACCTTCCATACACTTATGCTGTCGTTCATGAAATCCAGAGGTTTGCAAACATTCTTACCTTCACCCCTCCAAGAGTGGCCAACAAGGACATCAAAGTGGCCGGACATCTCATTCCTAAG GGTGTGATAGTGTTTCCCATGCTAAAGCTGATTCTACAGGACCTGAATGAGTACAGCACTCCACATGAATTCAACCCCGCACACTTCCTGGATGAAAACGGcaaatttttaaagaaagaaaactttATTCCTTTTTCAATAG GTAAGAGGATGTGTCCAGGTGAGCAGCTGGCCCGTATGGAGCTCTTTCTCTTTTTCACCTCTCTGATGCAGAAGTTTACTTTCCTGTCTGTTGATGGACAACCACTAAGTCTGAAGGGAACTCTTAGTGTCTCTTCTGCTCCTTTACCCTACCGGATACGAGCTGTTCCTCGATAA
- the LOC129430624 gene encoding cytochrome P450 2J4 isoform X2, which translates to MTLQTLSHLIGQWIDVKGVLIFLCVLLLVKHLWDVHSKNLPPGPFPLPFIGNLMNIGFKDPLSSFQKIAKRYGDVSTIFFGSQPYILLTGYKSFKEAFVDQADIFTDRPYFPISEKLINGKGLIMSNGHLWRQQRRFAVSTLRYFGVGKKTLENAILQECRFLIDTIQSERGLPFNPHHVLVIAVSNIISGLVFGHRFEYGDHKFSLMLKYINDILQLYDQFPTVMSLLPGKHQTAFSSMSKLKALVQEEIEKHKEERDPFNPRDYIDCYLDEIEKCTDSEAEFTEENLTYCAVDLFAAGTETTSNTLIWGLLFMVKYPDVQEKVQCEIDQVIGQTRQPLMDDRTHLPYTYAVVHEIQRFANILTFTPPRVANKDIKVAGHLIPKGVIVFPMLKLILQDLNEYSTPHEFNPAHFLDENGKFLKKENFIPFSIGKRMCPGEQLARMELFLFFTSLMQKFTFLSVDGQPLSLKGTLSVSSAPLPYRIRAVPR; encoded by the exons ATGACATTACAGACATTATCACATCTGATTGGTCAGTGGATCGATGTGAAAGGAGTCTTGATATTTCTGTGCGTTCTGCTGTTGGTGAAACATCTGTGGGATGTTCATTCAAAGAACTTGCCGCCTGGTCCCTTCCCACTGCCCTTCATTGGAAACTTGATGAATATTGGTTTTAAAGATCCATTAAGCTCCTTTCAAAAG ATTGCCAAGCGCTATGGAGATGTAAGCACGATTTTCTTTGGAAGCCAACCCTATATACTGCTCACTGGATACAAGAGCTTTAAAGAAGCGTTTGTGGACCAGGCGGACATCTTCACGGACCGGCCGTACTTCCCTATAAGTGAAAAACTCATTAATGGAAAAG GTTTGATAATGTCTAATGGGCACCTGTGGCGTCAGCAGAGGCGTTTTGCCGTGTCCACACTGAGGTACTTTGGTGTGGGGAAGAAAACTCTAGAAAATGCCATCCTGCAGGAGTGTCGCTTTCTCATTGATACCATACAGAGTGAACGAG GTTTGCCCTTCAACCCTCACCATGTTTTGGTCATTGCAGTGTCTAACATCATATCTGGCCTAGTGTTTGGTCACAGGTTTGAGTATGGTGACCATAAATTCAGTTTGATGCTGAAGTATATAAACGACATCCTGCAG TTATATGATCAGTTTCCCACCGTGATGTCTCTGCTACCTGGCAAACATCAGACTGCATTTTCCAGCATGTCTAAACTCAAGGCCCTTGTTCAGGAGGAGATCGAGAAACATAAAGAGGAGAGAGATCCATTCAACCCCAGAGATTACATTGACTGTTATCTGGATGAGATTGAAAAA TGTACTGACAGTGAGGCAGAATTCACAGAGGAAAACCTCACGTACTGTGCGGTGGATTTATTCGCAGCAGGAACCGAAACGACCTCCAACACTCTCATCTGGGGTTTACTCTTCATGGTTAAATACCCAGATGTGCAAG AGAAAGTCCAGTGTGAGATTGATCAGGTGATCGGGCAGACGCGGCAGCCGTTGATGGACGACAGGACGCACCTTCCATACACTTATGCTGTCGTTCATGAAATCCAGAGGTTTGCAAACATTCTTACCTTCACCCCTCCAAGAGTGGCCAACAAGGACATCAAAGTGGCCGGACATCTCATTCCTAAG GGTGTGATAGTGTTTCCCATGCTAAAGCTGATTCTACAGGACCTGAATGAGTACAGCACTCCACATGAATTCAACCCCGCACACTTCCTGGATGAAAACGGcaaatttttaaagaaagaaaactttATTCCTTTTTCAATAG GTAAGAGGATGTGTCCAGGTGAGCAGCTGGCCCGTATGGAGCTCTTTCTCTTTTTCACCTCTCTGATGCAGAAGTTTACTTTCCTGTCTGTTGATGGACAACCACTAAGTCTGAAGGGAACTCTTAGTGTCTCTTCTGCTCCTTTACCCTACCGGATACGAGCTGTTCCTCGATAA
- the LOC129430626 gene encoding uncharacterized protein isoform X1, with product MPEVTATRSDKLASKDIMLCNTTAIKDWSYFLSQILPLVNKSAGFVNRSMDRVEAMTSTMVTALEPDLSGMSASHPPLDSNHTSGLEHIFQYSYSESDQQYTDYRTPARDSIQLPKAVLYLVMAALVVVAVAYAIVGHLVKDLVHEFVEWMFGPRSNDRRSKSEVNCISMKEMSELPHTVDSHYITYNHSEASGTLKPEDLMVTIDETSQLHHEGYSGT from the exons ATGCCGGAGGTCACCGCCACCCGAAGTGACAAGCTTGCATCCAAAGACATAATGTTATGTAACACCACAGCCATCAAAGACTGGAGTTATTTTCTTTCCCAAATCTTGCCCCTTGTGAATAAATCTGCAGGATTTGTCAATCGAAGCATGGATCGGGTGGAGGCGATGACGAGCACCATGGTGACGGCTCTGGAGCCCGACTTGAGCGGCATGAGCGCCAGTCACCCGCCGCTTGACTCCAATCACACGTCTGGGCTGGAGCACATCTTCCAGTACTCATACTCGGAGAGTGACCAGCAGTATACCGACTACAGGACACCGGCGAGGGACTCAATTCAGCTGCCTAAAGCGGTCCTGTACTTGGTCATGGCCgcgctggtggtggtggccgtGGCTTACGCGATCGTGGGTCACCTGGTGAAGGATCTCGTGCATGAATTTGTAG AGTGGATGTTTGGGCCTCGATCTAATGACAGACGGAGCAAGAGTGAAGTAAACTGCATTAGCATGAAAGAAATGAGTGAACTGCCTCATACAGTGGACTCACACTACATCACATACAATCACTCTGAAGCCTCGGGCACCTTAAAGCCTGAAGATCTGATGGTCACCATTGATGAGACCTCACAACTACACCATGAAGGTTACAGCGGAACCTAA
- the LOC129430626 gene encoding uncharacterized protein isoform X2, with amino-acid sequence MDRVEAMTSTMVTALEPDLSGMSASHPPLDSNHTSGLEHIFQYSYSESDQQYTDYRTPARDSIQLPKAVLYLVMAALVVVAVAYAIVGHLVKDLVHEFVEWMFGPRSNDRRSKSEVNCISMKEMSELPHTVDSHYITYNHSEASGTLKPEDLMVTIDETSQLHHEGYSGT; translated from the exons ATGGATCGGGTGGAGGCGATGACGAGCACCATGGTGACGGCTCTGGAGCCCGACTTGAGCGGCATGAGCGCCAGTCACCCGCCGCTTGACTCCAATCACACGTCTGGGCTGGAGCACATCTTCCAGTACTCATACTCGGAGAGTGACCAGCAGTATACCGACTACAGGACACCGGCGAGGGACTCAATTCAGCTGCCTAAAGCGGTCCTGTACTTGGTCATGGCCgcgctggtggtggtggccgtGGCTTACGCGATCGTGGGTCACCTGGTGAAGGATCTCGTGCATGAATTTGTAG AGTGGATGTTTGGGCCTCGATCTAATGACAGACGGAGCAAGAGTGAAGTAAACTGCATTAGCATGAAAGAAATGAGTGAACTGCCTCATACAGTGGACTCACACTACATCACATACAATCACTCTGAAGCCTCGGGCACCTTAAAGCCTGAAGATCTGATGGTCACCATTGATGAGACCTCACAACTACACCATGAAGGTTACAGCGGAACCTAA